TATCCAAATCTTATTCTTGATAGCGGCCGTCATGTGCGCCAGGATGGGCATCATTCTTTTGGCCCGTGTCAGTGAATTGATGTTTCCGTGGATTGTATTTCTGTTCTTGGTCCTTGTCCTCTCGCTGATTCCCCAGATCGATTGGAACCATATCAAGCCTATGCTTGAGGAGGGCTGGATGCCAGTTGCCAAGGCCGGATTCCATTCCTCCATGTTTCAGGAACTGATTGTGCTGATGACCTTTTTGCCCCTGGTTAAGGGGGAGAGGAAAGCGGGGAAGGCATTGATGTGGGGAGCCGCTGCAGGCGGGATCGTGCTCGGCATTACCGTCCTGCTCAGCGTGCTGGTTTTGGGCATTGAGCAGACGGAGAATAGCACGTTTCCGGCATTTGCACTTGCGAAGACGATCAACTTAGGAAACTTTTTCCAACGTGTGGAAGGCATATTGATTACACTTTGGATCCTGACTTTTTTTATCAAGATCTCTCTCTTGTATCTTTCGATTCTTCAAGGCATGAAGACCGTGTTCGGACTAAAGGAACAAAATCCGTTAATCTATCCATTGTCCGTGCTGTTTGTGATCGTGGCCTGGAATACATACATCAACACCATCTATGTTGCCGATATCATTCAGAACGTGTGGTCAAGCTATGCGCTCCTCCATTTGCTGGTGATTCCCATCGGACTCTATCTGATTGGCTTAACCAGAACAAAAATCATCAAGCTGAAGTGAATTCCATTCTGCATTAGAACAAAGCCCGATAACTCGGGCATTTTTTGTGCCGGCTGCATCAAACTACAATGGTCATATTTTTCGTAAAAAAGCTTGAAAGTGACGTAGCGTCATCCTGTATAGTGAAGTTATCGAGACTTTAGGAAAGCTGGTGATGAAGTTGATTCCCATTCAAGATTTATCCAAGCAGACGGGGATTACGGTAAGAACGCTGCGCTATTATGACCAGATTGGCCTGCTGATTCCTGCCGCCAAAACACCGGGCAAGCATCGTATATACAGTGAAGAGGAATTAAAGAAGCTGCAGCAAATCCAGTTTCTGAAGAGGCTGGGCTTTAGTTTGCAAGAAATATCGGATATGATTTCCAACCCGG
This Paenibacillus sp. JZ16 DNA region includes the following protein-coding sequences:
- a CDS encoding GerAB/ArcD/ProY family transporter; the protein is MIKYKDIAARQFFILAFGLTIGTSILVTPTGLAHTAREDAWMASLFSILINLLMVVLYLAIARVYPGQTIFEIHEKVLGKLLGKILSLLYLFYFLILTGTLLGNLGFFLSSEMMPETPIEAIQILFLIAAVMCARMGIILLARVSELMFPWIVFLFLVLVLSLIPQIDWNHIKPMLEEGWMPVAKAGFHSSMFQELIVLMTFLPLVKGERKAGKALMWGAAAGGIVLGITVLLSVLVLGIEQTENSTFPAFALAKTINLGNFFQRVEGILITLWILTFFIKISLLYLSILQGMKTVFGLKEQNPLIYPLSVLFVIVAWNTYINTIYVADIIQNVWSSYALLHLLVIPIGLYLIGLTRTKIIKLK